From the genome of Colwellia psychrerythraea 34H, one region includes:
- a CDS encoding DUF4224 domain-containing protein → MLSILDKEDLRQLTGYVQPSDVAKCLRKHKIYYVEGKDGQVRTTNKWIEQAGQNRITKDDGFDLDF, encoded by the coding sequence ATGTTGTCTATATTGGATAAAGAAGATCTTAGGCAATTGACTGGTTATGTTCAGCCTTCGGATGTCGCAAAATGTCTCAGAAAGCATAAAATTTACTATGTTGAGGGTAAGGACGGCCAAGTACGTACAACTAACAAATGGATAGAGCAAGCAGGACAGAACCGAATAACTAAAGATGACGGATTTGACCTAGATTTTTAA
- a CDS encoding sulfatase, producing MKVQIKSITQWGGVLLLSFSSCYVNANKLIKPNILFIAVDDLKPLIRDYGTAKVQTPNIDKLASQSTVFTRAYSQYPVCGPSRMSILTGLRPESNGIMNLKDKIRDVNPSVITLPQFFKNNGYETAATGKIFDPRNTTSRSEEEVLSWSIPYQRPKHGLKGKTRLAVESIDEPDEKFVDGGILKRGKKLLKQMANKNKPFFLAVGFKKPHLPFVAPKKYYDLYSRESFDLASYQSAPEDADTTYLFHKNQELRGYKPTPIKGGEIKPYPKGKLSSAHQKELLHGYFASVSFIDSLVGELLEELEKTGQAENTVIVFWGDHGFHLGDHGLWGKHTTMEQANHVPLIIKIPGSKANRYAKPVELLDVFPSLTEAAGLSIPNNLQGTSLVSLVTGKLKSIDKVAISQYKRKGAYGYSMRTEQYRYTQWVTPSGKVVYRDLYDLINDPLETKNIINTPEGKLLEVELNKQLHTNSAGLKRLK from the coding sequence ATGAAAGTACAAATTAAGAGCATAACTCAATGGGGCGGGGTGCTTCTACTGAGCTTTTCCTCATGTTATGTCAATGCAAATAAGCTCATTAAGCCAAATATACTTTTTATTGCGGTTGATGATTTAAAGCCGCTTATTCGTGATTATGGAACAGCTAAAGTTCAGACGCCTAATATTGATAAATTGGCAAGTCAAAGTACTGTCTTTACCCGTGCTTATTCTCAATATCCGGTATGTGGGCCTTCTCGGATGAGCATTCTTACCGGATTGCGACCAGAATCAAATGGCATTATGAATTTGAAAGATAAGATTCGTGATGTTAACCCCAGCGTTATAACACTACCTCAATTTTTTAAAAATAATGGTTATGAAACAGCGGCAACAGGGAAAATTTTTGATCCAAGGAACACCACGAGTCGCAGTGAAGAAGAAGTATTATCTTGGTCAATTCCCTATCAAAGGCCTAAACACGGATTAAAGGGAAAAACACGTTTAGCGGTTGAGTCTATTGATGAACCGGATGAAAAATTTGTTGATGGCGGTATTCTTAAACGTGGCAAAAAGCTACTTAAACAAATGGCAAATAAAAACAAACCCTTCTTTTTAGCCGTTGGTTTTAAGAAGCCTCACTTACCATTTGTAGCACCAAAAAAATATTATGATTTATATAGCAGAGAAAGTTTTGACTTAGCAAGTTACCAAAGTGCCCCAGAAGATGCTGATACAACTTACTTATTTCATAAAAATCAAGAGTTAAGAGGGTATAAACCAACGCCTATTAAAGGTGGAGAAATAAAGCCTTATCCAAAAGGTAAACTATCTTCTGCCCACCAAAAAGAGTTATTACATGGCTACTTTGCCTCGGTAAGCTTTATTGATAGCCTTGTTGGTGAATTACTCGAAGAGCTTGAAAAAACAGGTCAAGCTGAAAATACGGTAATTGTTTTTTGGGGGGACCACGGTTTTCATTTAGGTGATCATGGATTATGGGGGAAGCACACTACTATGGAGCAAGCTAACCATGTTCCATTAATTATTAAAATCCCAGGTAGTAAAGCTAATCGTTATGCTAAGCCTGTTGAATTACTTGATGTTTTCCCTTCACTAACCGAAGCCGCAGGACTTTCAATACCGAATAACTTACAAGGAACAAGTTTAGTTTCTCTTGTAACAGGAAAGCTAAAATCAATTGATAAAGTCGCTATTAGCCAGTACAAGCGAAAAGGAGCGTATGGCTATTCAATGCGTACAGAGCAATATCGATATACCCAGTGGGTTACTCCAAGTGGTAAAGTCGTTTATCGTGACTTGTATGATCTTATTAACGACCCCCTAGAAACCAAAAACATCATTAATACACCAGAAGGTAAATTGTTAGAGGTTGAGTTGAACAAACAACTTCATACCAACAGTGCAGGTTTAAAAAGATTGAAATAA